In Aquila chrysaetos chrysaetos chromosome 10, bAquChr1.4, whole genome shotgun sequence, the following proteins share a genomic window:
- the EFCAB5 gene encoding EF-hand calcium-binding domain-containing protein 5, which produces MAAQPEAAAQTAGLKHPKLGGKNLTATEMRRNQGNDELPCLSNYTLWKECFYEKVQQRCLSLQDTKVKMIRAQKAKEEKVKKREPCDWLSKEWFSEEKESLDTRIYLLDKLLPTLIPGMEKLLMEVERKNVLAPDKEPTKFNPICFLGEYLMRHNPQYSISTKPSPYLRGMKMVTEELKTEMPGTTSERLARMKVEAKNKRKDREQVDNMKSQVKEMRKEVLAIQFKEWTVDVSGRIPVALVQSALRSFPDVIASAPIDVKKAICDRKLEIVETLEKKVNIDEFTEYVHSYTEHFSNDMFQEILKHLGQCADDFQEAVRHDTWRQMFADLFLDCDYGKVGLLDRRKILALLIDFYDRSPVIAKRGFCNPRQWPIIELQETELVDLWGGLDDQEVCEELSEKLVLSQTGIFEGEILASEPVGDNRQGTYGMRTSVREGLFEQKGISEAETGGISKEENQAAESSGAELRKEGEDAASAVKSTDFEASDLDGDTIHREKSTFHEDIKTERQTESASADRQEEAFPGSASTGYSLSRDGEPGSEKQVEEEEFSPGREPDTETNREEDYRILNGEPGSEEQVCQKEDNGITEATNTISGPTPEAITTTSEDRAVADMDIIASKQDGPVAEVVKETPARKESFSKQHGSQFGQQTSSETRLQDEDLLQDQGKGPASSDRQDSPAETSEEFEVPWSGDLLTCDLSCRFSSYGARIPEDWKRENTRFPDLHPIMAEIQNRWASHTRSAFDESCLNLPQFVQLMETFVGEDISLPTVKRLVAFIKEEYKQTEEEKTEQLEKVHRISRLAHRKLLLEALFEKWDNNASGFLDLEEVDAVLSTFKEGMEKEALRKAKKHLCSRYPQLSRVGKLSPKAFQTFLELVASEFPGNEDEAIENLVEFLTASVEQSRMKCLQSLTRRKWLYNIQQAAETSGASMEPVYKAVFKALSQDAETHGDNKKISAYIALLEENQLSPEQGQILLHYVACTADDAPYVLNQILYRDMKGVSFAAVEEGKPIHVPRVQLHGSIHFWNYDRPVEERKGSLLILPLHDARWRAFGILGLDTLRDQCEKTIFLTHEVSFYQGVSHAFSKAYHHICTLENVLQMTVTALDWLYPRAPSIHTVITYLVEPGKDKVCRLLQRKGL; this is translated from the exons ATGGCTGCtcagccagaagcagcagcccaaACTGCAGGTCTAAAACATCCCAAACTTGGAGGTAAGAATTTGACTGCCACAGAAATGAGGAGAAACCAGGGGAATGATGAGCTGCCATGTCTTAGTAATTATACTCTGTGGAAAGAGtgtttttatgaaaaagtaCAGCAGAGGTGTCTGAGTCTGCAGGATACAAAGGTGAAGATGATTCGTGcacaaaaggcaaaagaagaaaaggtaaagaAGAGGGAACCCTGTGACTGGCTGTCCAAAGAGTGGTTCAGTGAAGAGAAAGAGTCACTAGATACACGCATCTATTTGCTTGACAAACTCCTACCTACATTAATCCCAGGAATGGAAAAACTGTTAATggaagtggaaagaaagaatgtgCTTGCACCAGACAAAGAACCAACCAAATTTAATcccatttgttttcttggagAATATCTGATGAGACATAATCCTCAGTATAGTATTTCTACAAAACCAAGCCCATACCTGAGAGGAATGAAGATGGTCACAGAGGAGCTAAAAACTGAGATGCCAGGTACAACATCAGAGAG GCTGGCCAGGATGAAGGTGGAGGCAAAGAACAAACGTAAGGACAGGGAGCAGGTGGACAATATGAAGTCTCAGGtgaaagagatgagaaaggAGGTGCTGGCAATTCAGTTCAAAGAGTGGACAGTGGATGTCAGTGGCAGAATACCGGTTGCACTG GTTCAGAGTGCCCTGAGGTCTTTTCCAGATGTCATTGCTTCTGCTCCCATAGATGTGAAAAAAG CAATCTGTGACAGGAAGCTGGAAATCGTAGagacattggaaaaaaaagtaaacatagATGAATTCACAGAG TATGTCCATTCCTACactgaacatttttcaaatgacaTGTTCCAAGAAATCCTGAAGCATCTTGGTCAGTGTGCTGATGACTTCCAAGAAGCAGTAAGACATGATACATGGAGGCAAATGTTTGCTGATCTCTTCCTAGATTGTGATTATGGAAAG GTTGGTCTCTTAGACAGACGAAAAATACTTGCCCTGCTGATAGACTTCTATGACAGAAGCCCCGTGATTGCTAAGAGGGGATTCTGTAACCCAAGACAGT GGCCAATAATTGAGCTGCAAGAGACTGAGCTTGTGGATTTATGGGGAGGCCTTGATGACcaggaagtttgtgaggaactcAGTGAGAAGTTAGTCTTGTCACAAACAGGAATTTTTGAGGGAGAGATTTTAGCATCTGAACCTGTAGGTGATAATAGACAAGGCACATATGGAATGAGAACTAGTGTCAGAGAAGGTCTTTTTGAACAAAAGGGCATAAGTGAAGCTGAGACTGGAGGaatttctaaagaagaaaaccaagcagCAGAATCAAGTGGTGCTGAGTTGAGAAAGGAAGGTGAGGACGCTGCGTCAGCAGTGAAAAGCACTGATTTTGAAGCTAGTGATTTGGATGGAGATACCATACATAGGGAGAAATCCACTTTCCATGAAGATATCAAAACTGAGAGGCAAACCGAGTCTGCAAGTGCAGACAGACAGGAGGAAGCTTTCCCAGGATCCGCCTCTACTGGGTACAGTCTCAGTAGAGATGGAGAACCTGGATCTGAAAAACAGGTAGAGGAAGAGGAATTTAGCCCGGGTAGAGAGCCTGACACAGAAACAAATAGGGAAGAAGATTATCGTATCTTGAATGGAGAACCTGGCTCAGAAGAGCAAGTTTGTCAGAAGGAGGACAATGGGATCACAGAAGCAACCAACACAATTTCAGGACCAACACCTGAAGCTATAACCACAACCTCAGAAGACAGAGCTGTGGCAGACATGGACATCATTGCTTCAAAACAGGATGGTCCAGTTGCAGAGGTTGTGAAAGAAACTCCTGCAAGAAAAGAGAGTTTTTCTAAGCAGCATGGCAGCCAGTTTGGCCAACAGACAAGCTCAGAGACAAGACTGCAGGATGAGGACCTTCTGCAAGACCAAGGTAAAG gTCCAGCAAGCTCAGACAGACAGGATTCTCCAGCTGAAACGAGCGAGGAGTTTGAAGTGCCGTGGTCAG GTGACCTTCTGACTTGTGACCTAAGTTGCAGGTTTAGCAGCTATGGAGCAAGAATTCCAGAGGACTGGAAGCGTGAGAACACTAGATTTCCAG acTTACATCCCATCATGGCAGAGATTCAGAACCGTTGGGCTTCTCATACTAGGAGTGCCTTTGATGAAAGCTGCCTCAACCTGCCACAGTTTGTACAGCTCATGGAGACATTTGTTGGTGAAGACATTTCTCTGCCTACTGTGAAGAGGCTTGTTGCGTTTATCAAAGAAGAATACAAacagacagaagaggaaaaaacagaacaactagaaaaa GTTCACCGCATATCTCGCTTGGCCCATCGGAAACTGCTTTTGGAGGCACTTTTTGAAAAGTGGGACAACAATGCATCCGGGTTTCTGGACCTGGAAGAGGTGGATGCTGTTCTAAGCACATTCAAGGAAGGGATGGAAAAAGAGGCCTTGAGGAAGG CAAAGAAACACCTTTGCAGCCGTTACCCACAGCTCAGCAGAGTGGGGAAGCTATCCCCAAAGGCATTCCAGACTTTCCTTGAGTTAGTTGCTTCTGAGTTCCCTGGCAATGAGGATGAAGCTATTGAAAACTTGGTGGAATTTCTGACCGCAAGTGTGGAACAAAGTCGCATGAAGTGCTTGCAAAGCTTAACCAGGAGGAAATGGCTGTACAATATCCAGCAAGCAGCTGAGACCAGTGGAGCAAGCATGGAACCAGTTTACAAAGCAGTGTTTAAGGCCCTCTCCCAG GATGCAGAAACCCATGGGGATAACAAGAAGATCAGTGCATATATTGCCCTTTTGGAAGAGAACCAGCTCTCACCAGAGCAGGGACAGATTCTCCTACACTATGTGGCATGTACTGCAGATGATGCGCCATATGTTCTAAACCAGATACTTTACAGAGACATGAAAGGAGTCAG ctttgcagcCGTTGAAGAGGGAAAGCCAATCCATGTTCCAAGAGTTCAGCTCCATGGAAGTATCCACTTCTGGAATTATGACCGCCcagtggaagagagaaaaggttCACTCCTGATACTGCCATTGCACGATGCTCGCTGGAGAGCCTTTGGCATTCTAGGACTTGACACTCTTCGGGACCAATGTGAGAAAACCATCTTTCTGACCCATGAGGTCAGTTTCTATCAG GGAGTTTCTCATGCATTCAGCAAAGCCTACCACCATATCTGCACACTGGAAAATGTTCTACAAATGACTGTTACTGCTCTGGACTGGTTGTATCCTAGGGCACCCAGCATCCACACTGTCATTACGTACCTGGTGGAACCTGGCAAAGACAAGGTATGCAGACTGCTGCAGCGAAAAGGCCTGTAA